In Leishmania braziliensis MHOM/BR/75/M2904 contig, possible fusion of chromosomes 20 and 34, the following proteins share a genomic window:
- a CDS encoding putative deoxyhypusine synthase encodes MAASDSAPNPAKKELAAPRRKSTSTKTGTTAKDNSSASVSASGDASSPTKRSAQVHGIDFQSLVHTTQEETLRAVVSSLPTIGLQATQIGRARQLVQQILHRRSPEDRVFLAYTSNMISSGLRDTFVYLARERLVDCFISSAGGIEEDVIKCGGSTLLGRFDLDGRALRRRGINRIGNLLVPNDNYCWFEDFFTPVLASVHEAQRASRWKTHTAPSEIIEAMGAAMATNHPDTCTSSLIYWCYRNKISVFSPAFTDGSMGDMVYFYNFSHKGLVVDPLVDVVRLRKLAAKGSGHNLAIVLGGGLPKHQLLRNVSMDAVVMVTTGLEADGCVSSGALADDVACGLLREDTEVVRVQGDATVVFPLMLISEEAATLEDAAA; translated from the coding sequence ATGGCTGCCTCTGACTCAGCGCCCAATCCAGCCAAGAAGGAGTTGGCTGCGCCCCGTAGAAAATCGACCTCGACGAAGACGGGAACCACTGCCAAGGATAATTCATCAGCGAGTGTATCAGCATCAGGTGACGCTTCGTCGCCGACGAAGCGCTCTGCGCAGGTACATGGCATCGACTTCCAGTCGCTGGTGCACACGACGCAGGAGGAGACTCTCCGCGCTGTTGTGTCGAGCCTGCCCACAATTGGTCTGCAGGCTACTCAGATTGGCCGTGCGCGCCAACTTGTGCAGCAAATTCTTCACCGTCGCTCGCCGGAGGATCGTGTCTTTCTCGCCTACACGTCCAACATGATTTCATCTGGTCTTCGCGACACGTTTGTCTACTTGGCTCGCGAGCGACTGGTGGACTGCTTCATCTCATCTGCCGGCGGCATTGAGGAGGACGTCATAAagtgcggtggcagcacgcTGCTCGGCCGGTTCGACTTGGACGGGCGCgctctgcgccgccgcggcatcAACCGCATCGGCAACCTCCTCGTGCCAAACGACAACTACTGCTGGTTTGAGGACTTCTTCACACCCGTACTGGCGTCGGTTCacgaggcgcagcgggcaTCGCGCTGGAAGACGCACACAGCTCCGTCCGAGATCATTGAGGCCATGGGCGCCGCCATGGCAACGAACCATCCTGACACGTGCACCTCCAGCCTGATCTACTGGTGCTACCGGAACAAGATCTCTGTCTTTTCGCCAGCCTTCACAGATGGCTCGATGGGAGACATGGTATACTTCTACAACTTCTCGCACAAGGGCCTCGTCGTGGACCCGCTGGTGGACGTTGTGCGCTTGCGCAAGCTGGCAGCGAAGGGAAGTGGCCATAATCTGGCCATCGTACTCGGCGGCGGTCTTCCCAAGCACCAGCTTCTGCGCAATGTGTCGATGGATGCTGTTGTCATGGTAACAACAGGCCTTGAGGCCGATGGGTGCGTAAGTTCCGGCGCCCTCGCTGACGACGTGGCATGTGGACTGCTCAGAGAAGATACGGAGGTAGTGCGTGTGCAAGGTGATGCCACGGTAGTGTTTCCGCTGATGCTGATTTCTGAAGAGGCTGCCACGCTGGAGGATGCAGCAGCGTAG